In the genome of Streptomyces sp. NBC_00433, the window GGGGCGGGCACTGAGATTTTGGCGAGGTTGCGCGATCTCCCGTGTTCCCAATCGGATAAGAGTGTAAGCGATTTGGCAGTCAGAGTTCTTAAATCGCTGCATTGCGTCTAGTTATTGCCAGCGGTTATAAAAGGAGACCCACGCGGTCACCTACGACCTCACGTCTGACGGCAGTGGTCGACAGCAACATGACGACGAGCTCGACGCCCTGTTCGACTTCCGCGGTGACGTGGAGCTGGTCCACCACATCCTTGTCGAACCCGCCGAGGAATCCGTTCGGCGGTCGCGCGCAACACCCGTGGCGTCCGGCCGGAAGATGAGGGAAGCTCGCGCGCATGGTCTCAGTGGTGCAGAACGTAGCGATCGACTGTGCCGACGCCTACGCGTTGGCGAGCTTCTGGAGCAAGGTGACGGGGTGTCCGCTGCATGCGGATGACTTTCCGGGGGATCCGGAGGCCCAAGTGCTGCTGTCGGAGGACGGGCCCGTGCTGCACTTCAACCAGGTGCCCGAGGCCAAGGCCGACAAGAACCGCATCCACCTGTGCCTGCGGCCCGAGACCTCGCGGGATCAGGAAGTGGAGCGGCTGCTGGGCATCGGTGCCACCTTCGTCGCCGATCGCCGGAATCCGGACGGTACGGGCTGGGCGGTCCTCGCCGACCCGGAGGGCAACGAATTCTGCGTCCTGCGCAGCACCTCGGACCGGGCGACGGCTAACGGAGAGTGACGGCGAAGGTCACGCCGTGGCGTGCTCCACGACCAGGACGACGGCCAGCAGGGCCACCAGGAGGGCGATCAGGGTGGCGGGGGATATGGAGGACCAGCCGGGCTCCTGCTCCATGCGGGCGCGGTTCGCGCGGCACACGGGGCAGCGGCCTTCGGCCACCGGGCCGGAACAGTTCGCGCACACCAGCCGGTCGACTGTCATGGGGGTCTCCTCACTCCGTCCGGTGAACGCTCCCGGTGGGTGAATCGTTCCCGGGAGGGGTACTCGCCAGTCCTGGGGTCGGCACTGCGTACGCACTATCTACTGTGACAGGTTCCGAGCCGGGGTGCGCCCCGGGGGCGTGGGGCGGGAATGCGCGGGCTTGCCCGGTTATGCCCTGTGGGACGGCCCACCAACCCGCTACGACGACTGCGCACGGCTTGCCCCGTCGCGTAGTGTCGCCCTCATCCCCTGTCCGCTCACCCCGCAAACCCCTGGT includes:
- a CDS encoding VOC family protein yields the protein MVSVVQNVAIDCADAYALASFWSKVTGCPLHADDFPGDPEAQVLLSEDGPVLHFNQVPEAKADKNRIHLCLRPETSRDQEVERLLGIGATFVADRRNPDGTGWAVLADPEGNEFCVLRSTSDRATANGE